The sequence taaccctggaaaatacattttatatttatcatacaaatatcttcccttggcaggattcgaacccgcgacctccttgtgtagtgaccatgtcacttaccactacaccagacagccgttagacgtatttatttatttataactttatatactagacagtTTAAacgcggacttaatgccataggcattctctaacagtatACCTTAGGggggtgcagagatgaaccttggtaggtgtagtgtgatatTACTTAAGCATATGTGTATACTTATatgacatacataatatttatagatacaaatactcatacttaaataaatacatgctgttcgttagtctcgcgcgtaactcgagaacggctggaccgatttggttaattttggtcttgaattatttgtggaagtccagagaaggtttaaaaggtaaataaattaataaaaatgttcggaattaaataaaaataacaattttgtttttcctttgttgtatcccccgtcggacggattccttttgtttgttttaagtttattttatacaaaagtttaggtcttttacttagcgattgaggcactacgaagtccgccgggtcagctagtatacataaaaacatatatataaataaatattatcaattatatGACTTATGTGTGTAGGTATAGAGAATAGGGAGTTTCAACAAAATCAATATTCTCATTGTAACCTGTATCCAAGAGCTTGTATGATGTCGTCAATGTGGCGTTCGTCCTCAGCTCTCTGATCGAGGACGGACATATCAAGTAGTCTTTGCCTGTCATCTTCCAACACTTGTCGATATCGAAGGACAGCAAACAAAAGCTCCTTAGCACCTTTTAGTGTTTCACGTTCCTTATCGGACCATTGTTGTTCTAATGTCCTgtttattaacgttaaattagGTTAAAAACGAGTACGAGGTTTTCATTTATCGACACAATGCTTTTTAATGTTTCCAGTAAACAATACGAGGTCTGGTAGGAgaataaaagttataaaataccGTGTACCCTTTATAGGCAGCGCACACATGAACATGAATATGTGTATAAGGCGAAATATGTAAAATTGTGTATAGGTAACCCTAGGCAAACTATGCTGTTTTTAGTTGATTTGAAACCGATCTAGTCGCCAATCTAGCGCTAAGCTTTTACCGCATTTAACTTCTTGAGACTTGTAATTAACTTGAGACTTTTCTACTATGTAATAAACGTCTACTAGCTACGAAATTAACAtcgtgttacgccggtaagagtaacgccatctatcgccgaatagtcgaacgaatatcgaaaggTCTAgcagcacctagaacgctcgagaagtacaacgccatctattgtcagatagcggaaaccaGTACTCGAAATGTgaagaatattctcgataattctagggatgtggtatcggctataaaagcgttgcagagatggcacgcagtcagttagtaatcggtactactcgaagcgaagcagCGAATGGatcacccgaagcgaagcggtagaagagaattttaaagtgtttgtgagtgttttaagtgttctaagtgttcaATACagcttttaatttgtatttcggtagaattttatttctcccgaaccccaacgcgtaacaagacaaagaaaatattgaacttattaaacattttaaccTCAAGATATAGGCTCTAGGTAATCTGGGTGGCAGAACATTCTCAGGTTTGGCCGGTCTCGGAGTAAAACGATTGTAAGGTCGCATCCAGTGGTAGAAACCTTTACCGCTGTCTTTCTTTAAATCTTTGTACGTGAGATACTTAGGTTTGTCCGCTAACGTAGAATCCATGAGCCATTTCTAACAAGacaagaaattatttaaaaatacatagataagtaaacacataaaaacacgatgttaattaatacaactaattttaaaaaaaaactaaattttttttttcctacctaagctggtaggaAGCGGAACCGTAAaaagtaggtgagttcacggggctcaaacctgacgtcgatgctaacacgaaccctggcaagagtcgtgcttcgcagaatctaccaccggatcggaatcgcgacccactgagaaaatcgggcgagaaactcagtgggctgtgtctgagagttaatttactcgtcgagcccttcgtcgcaagcaacgggttcgacgaggacggtgaccggtgcttgaagtacctagaagcaccgttagtggatcgggaggatccgagatgacgtgttttgggcgacgtcgactgctttccattctgtccgcaggatcgggaatggaaATATTTAATATGAAGCTTCTTGTTCAAAAAGCAAAGCCCTACTTACTAATTTACTACCTACTTCTGCTGTTTAATTTATTGAACGTTTCACGTGATCCAGGTTTCTGTATTGCCAGCAAAGTGCAATTCTAACATACCCTTAAATAAACCGCTCTAAGTTTATCGCTCTAAGTTTAtatgatatattataatactaattGTCTATTTAAGCTCAATATAAACAACCTCAGATTCTGTGAGGTGCACTGGAGTGAGTATTGAGAGTAGAGTTCGCCGATCTCCAAATACGTCGTATGTGTTGATTGAGCACCATGGCTGCCAACGACAAGCTTCTTTGTATTGCTCCAACAAATCCCGATGCACCAATTCCGAACAGGTTAACGTTCTGTAGagtaatacattttataatgcCACGGAAGATGCAAATGAGTATTATCCATTTAGTTTATGACGCATTATCTAACTGCTAGATTTTACTCTATTCCGATGGGTTTCTTTTAATATTGGGTTAATATAGTGGGAATTTGGACGAACtaaggtaaaataaaaaaagttctaagTTAGCCCACctttttaaaacaaagaaaCGCAGTGTCTTTGCTAAATAAACATCCCTGCACTTTCCGTGAGATAAACTAGGGCCCTCAAACTTTTCATCTTCAACTCCTTCTAAGTTATAGTCGCTTACAACATCCGCTCCGATATCATTTTTAGAAATACCAGAATTGATATTTTCTGAAGAACAATGATGGTCTTCTATATTGATAGCACCTTCTTCattaacaacaatttttttattaaaagaatCCCTCATTTTTAACCAATTTTGTAGGGATTTTGGATCGATTTTCTCTTTTTCGGCTCTAATTTCAATTTCACATTTAGTTTTCGATTCGCAATCGACACAAGCAGTATAATCTATGTTGACTGTGTCCCCATTAAAACTAGCTTTAGTCACAGAGTCTAGATCAAATTCAAAATGATTATATTTGTCAAgagtaattttagttttatttggtGATTCAACAGAGACCGTTTCATTTAAGGTATTAACAGTGATGGTGGTGAAATTTTTATGTTCAATTGTATATATGTTTTTAACGGAAACGTATCCATCATTTCTTTCTATGTCCGTTTCTATTTCCtcattgtttttaatgtaagAGATATTTAGAGTATCAACTGTGTTGTTAGTTTCAAGGTAAGAGCTTCTGCCGCTTTTTTGAGACGCGGATACCTTAGATTTCGTTGATTCTGAATCAATATTATTGGAATTAAATAATCCATAATAGATAATTTCTTCTTCGGACCATTCAGGATAAATTTCTTCCGCTTCCTCAACGTATTTTGTGATTATTCTGGTGCCATCAGGAAAACTTACGACTTGTACTCCATCTTTGTTCAGCAATATGTTAGTTCCATCAGTTCGTCTAGAAAAAATCTCACCTAGACAAAAATCAGTAGCTGTTCGGAtaagtatatttttcattttgtaaacattgcctttaatatatttttcgtgAAGTCCATTTGTATCAATCGTATCAAACTCTTCTATAACTAACTCTGGTTCCATTTGTTGTGGGTTTGTAATGTTCTCGTCTTCTAATATCAAATTTTTAGAAGATTTTGCTGAGGTTTTGTTGGATTTATCTTTGGCGTCTTTACTTTTATCTTTTCCTTTACCCTTTTTACTTTTTTCAGAACTATTTTCACTTATGGAATCGTCTGGTAAATGGATATAACTTCTTTTTtgacaatttattatttttataatagaacCATCAGGGCGTAACGTTTCGACTTGaccagattttttaaatatgataacTTCACCGTTTACGTTTACGCAGCGCAATCTTTCGTCAGTATTCAGAGAGCAAACATAGTATTGCTTAATATAAGATATTTTTGAGGAATCTTTTTCGTGCACTGTTTCTGTAACAAGTCCATTAGGCCAAGTAACATATAGGGAAAAGCAAAGTAGCATTTGTTCTACAGGAGTGCTAGAGCTTATTGGAATGttcgtttttaaattatcttccTTATAGTTCGACTCTTCATTGCAACCAAACATTGCAATAGGTATTGCTCCTGGTTGTGattgacattttatatttatcatcaCTTGATCTTTGGTTGAAATTCTGAATGAATTGCACACATCCGATATATCATTTGAAACCATCTCACTCAGTGCTCTATGAAACCAGAAGACATTTTCTCTGTTTCCTGGTGTAACACTTAGTGTCAAATATTCTAAATTTGTGGGTAGAAACAATGTGTATGTACTTTTCAATTTCGTCCCATCCTTTGAAAAGAATGAAGCATCCCTCCCGAATACTTCGACCCGTCTATTTCCTAAGTCATAtcccaaaaaaggtttttttataatGACAATCTCAGAATCGTTTCCTGGTAATATAAATGATCTTCTTACCTTTTTTGGCGTGTTAGGTGTCgaggattttgtttttttagtggTTTTGGAATCAGTATCAGTTGTTGGCGATGTTATCGTTTTTTTAGAATTGGTTTTCACTTCTGTTATCTCTGGACTGATTACTTCATTCTGTTTAATTTCTCGATGTTTAAGAGAACCTTCAATCAGTAGTTCATCGCCAATTACATTATCTAAGCATGAATTTGGATCATATTGATTCAGATCAGTGAACTGTGATTGAACTTTAAATATAACATGTTCATCATAtgctttttcttctttttgtatCCACTCGTAGTGTTCTTCTAGAGTATAATCAAAGAAGTCTTGCAAGCATAATGGTGTTGGTATATGGCTTCTCCATTCTTCACACGCTATACCATCTTTGTTATGACTATTGAAAAACATAAGTACAAATGTATCTGTGACTTCGCAATATTTATAATCAACGCAATTGAATGTATTAAACGCTTCTAGAATGATCTGGAAGGCACTTATACCAGTGAAGTCttcaaaataatcaaaatcatCGATTAAATGACTAGATGGTTTTTCGTTAACGATTTCAGTTTCAGAGACCAATTCACTTATATCAGGACagtcaaatacaaattttatacttCTCGATTCTGATCCACCGCTGTAGGACATCTCAGATCCATTTTCACTTTTGTTTATAGAAGGAAAAGAATGTGCCGAAAAATTGTAGTTTTTTAAAGATGGTGAATTTGACAAAGGTTCCGCGAGTATGCTACGCTTTAAATACTTCTTTTTAAAGTCAAAAATCGTTTTTGAAACTacatcacttttttttaaagaacttCTATTATTGTATAGCTTTCGGAAAGCTAATATATGGATCAATCTATGTAACTCCGATGTCTCTACATCATCTCTCTCAAAGCATGACagcaaaacatttttatgaaaattagcTTTGGCTTCCATTTCATTATTGGGTATTTTTACATTATGCCACAATCTGTTAATGGGCATTCCAAGTAAAGATGATCGAACGATATTGTCCAAATTTATATTTCCTAATTGGAAAGTACTGTACTGAGCAATATCGCCATAGTTAATTATAATCGCATCTTTCTGATGTTCATATTCATATCCTTGTGTAGTCCGGtacgttttttttgtatcttcAGTTTTACATAAAGATTTGAATACATCTTTCACTAAATTTTCTGCTCGTTGTAATTTGTCGCTCTCATTTTTATTTGGCGATTGAATTATAGTTAAAGCTGTTGATAATGAAGATCTACTACTCTTGCTGTCTAATTCTTCATGATTACACACAATTTGAAGGACGTTATCTAATAAAGTGTATAAAGTAATACATTCCATTGGATAATCATTCATTAATTGATTGTATTCTCTTTTGTACTTCTCATAATTTGTATAAGACggaatatttataatttccatGCTATCTAGGTAATGATCGTGTTGCCTAGTTAAATCTTGAATATCATAAAGAAGAAAACAAACCTCGTCATATATTTTATCAGGGGATCCGGACATTTTTTCGTTATCCCAATACGGAGGAGAGAAAACTACAAAAGCGGTATCAGTAAAAACATCCGCAGTGTCTTTTTGCACCCGTAAATTTTGTAAATCGTCCcaaaatttaaaagatttttctttaagTAGTTCTGTTTGACTTTGACCTCTTTTAGCAGCTTTAAATTGTCCTGAAGTTTCGGCTGTTGGACTTGGATTAATTCTTATTTGAACTATCGCTGTAATAGGTACGCCGATTGAAATAAGGCAACCTGGCAAAAGTGGTTCAACAAAACCTGTTATCGCTACATAAAGATTAGGACCATCCGTTGGAAAATCGTCAACATATACTTTGTCACGCCATTCCTCACCTCTGACCCTGAGTtgtgtattgtattttttgtctTCAGCCGGTTCGGGTAACAAAAATGATGCATCGACatcattttttttcccttttttgaCGGGCGGGGGTGATGGAGGTAGCTCTTGGGGTTTGACTGATACGATTCCTCTTATCTCGCTTCGGTCAACCATCGTAATAGATTCTCTGCGCATACCTTCTTTTACTTCTAGTCTCCTTCTTTTTATAAGAAGATATTCTTccttcatttttaaaataagatgCTTTATGATAAGAGCTTGAACGTGAGCCGGCAtctctttcttttcttttaagtAAAGTTGACCTTCTTCAAAAACACGACAACTATCATCTTCTTTATTCTTTTTCTCACCTCCAAGTTGATTGACCATAAATGTTGTTTCAGTCTTGGATATGCTCTTTATTACAAATCGTTTTTCTTCCGTAGCGAAAATTTCGAACTTGTTAAGATAGTTTCTGGCGTTATCACTGTCAGCAGCTTCAAGGATAGTAACTTTTACTTTCCAGTTTTCTTCATCTAATTTGGCGTCCTCAATATTTCTACGCCAATAGTTTTCATCAGCAACGTCTTTCGATTTTTTAGGTGCCATTGAATTGGTctaatttttttgataaagcAGAGCATATGCAAAAGGTACATACAGTTTCAAACTGTTCATATCATAGTTAAGACATATGGTTCAAATTGTTTGTCAGTGTGTCAGACACTGGCTAATAcagtaaaaatgacaatttattttaagagaCTAGTAAACAGGATGTAATTAATGTGTAACAGCATAGCGTTCGTATACTGATTTATGAAATGAAcatatagtcggattttttattagacgaagtaaactgacgtttactgtgttgtcagtttttgatgaaataaaaatagtgttgtgacaatgtgaacgattgaaaaaactcctgaattattgaaattgcctcgattgtctagtgaatagttagtgtgccgaactgccgatatcgggcacggggttcgaattttagccgtgctttgtacataccaacgagttttcgacgaaacaTTATGTTCCTatggtatctacctgtactgaataccgactgttttaaacattaagaaaaacattgcgaggaagcttgtaagactgtcctatttccaatgcatcatatagttgaaactatagatgtataaaatataacaattataggtacataggtaatgaaaataaaaaaaactgattgtagttacatactactagtaacatattattatattggatcactttaatacaattttattgtaaaatataaataatattcttttatagtttgaaattaatgattaactcttcacactcattgttcatttatgtgattgaacgagaactgaacgcatcactattactttaaatatagcaacattatttcacaaagtgacattagctactgtcagctggcttcgtctaattaaaaatccgactatagagGATTAATTATTACCACTAAGTATAATCAGT is a genomic window of Bombyx mori chromosome 1, ASM3026992v2 containing:
- the LOC101747134 gene encoding uncharacterized protein LOC101747134 isoform X1 codes for the protein MAPKKSKDVADENYWRRNIEDAKLDEENWKVKVTILEAADSDNARNYLNKFEIFATEEKRFVIKSISKTETTFMVNQLGGEKKNKEDDSCRVFEEGQLYLKEKKEMPAHVQALIIKHLILKMKEEYLLIKRRRLEVKEGMRRESITMVDRSEIRGIVSVKPQELPPSPPPVKKGKKNDVDASFLLPEPAEDKKYNTQLRVRGEEWRDKVYVDDFPTDGPNLYVAITGFVEPLLPGCLISIGVPITAIVQIRINPSPTAETSGQFKAAKRGQSQTELLKEKSFKFWDDLQNLRVQKDTADVFTDTAFVVFSPPYWDNEKMSGSPDKIYDEVCFLLYDIQDLTRQHDHYLDSMEIINIPSYTNYEKYKREYNQLMNDYPMECITLYTLLDNVLQIVCNHEELDSKSSRSSLSTALTIIQSPNKNESDKLQRAENLVKDVFKSLCKTEDTKKTYRTTQGYEYEHQKDAIIINYGDIAQYSTFQLGNINLDNIVRSSLLGMPINRLWHNVKIPNNEMEAKANFHKNVLLSCFERDDVETSELHRLIHILAFRKLYNNRSSLKKSDVVSKTIFDFKKKYLKRSILAEPLSNSPSLKNYNFSAHSFPSINKSENGSEMSYSGGSESRSIKFVFDCPDISELVSETEIVNEKPSSHLIDDFDYFEDFTGISAFQIILEAFNTFNCVDYKYCEVTDTFVLMFFNSHNKDGIACEEWRSHIPTPLCLQDFFDYTLEEHYEWIQKEEKAYDEHVIFKVQSQFTDLNQYDPNSCLDNVIGDELLIEGSLKHREIKQNEVISPEITEVKTNSKKTITSPTTDTDSKTTKKTKSSTPNTPKKVRRSFILPGNDSEIVIIKKPFLGYDLGNRRVEVFGRDASFFSKDGTKLKSTYTLFLPTNLEYLTLSVTPGNRENVFWFHRALSEMVSNDISDVCNSFRISTKDQVMINIKCQSQPGAIPIAMFGCNEESNYKEDNLKTNIPISSSTPVEQMLLCFSLYVTWPNGLVTETVHEKDSSKISYIKQYYVCSLNTDERLRCVNVNGEVIIFKKSGQVETLRPDGSIIKIINCQKRSYIHLPDDSISENSSEKSKKGKGKDKSKDAKDKSNKTSAKSSKNLILEDENITNPQQMEPELVIEEFDTIDTNGLHEKYIKGNVYKMKNILIRTATDFCLGEIFSRRTDGTNILLNKDGVQVVSFPDGTRIITKYVEEAEEIYPEWSEEEIIYYGLFNSNNIDSESTKSKVSASQKSGRSSYLETNNTVDTLNISYIKNNEEIETDIERNDGYVSVKNIYTIEHKNFTTITVNTLNETVSVESPNKTKITLDKYNHFEFDLDSVTKASFNGDTVNIDYTACVDCESKTKCEIEIRAEKEKIDPKSLQNWLKMRDSFNKKIVVNEEGAINIEDHHCSSENINSGISKNDIGADVVSDYNLEGVEDEKFEGPSLSHGKCRDVYLAKTLRFFVLKRTLTCSELVHRDLLEQYKEACRWQPWCSINTYDVFGDRRTLLSILTPVHLTESEKWLMDSTLADKPKYLTYKDLKKDSGKGFYHWMRPYNRFTPRPAKPENVLPPRLPRAYILRTLEQQWSDKERETLKGAKELLFAVLRYRQVLEDDRQRLLDMSVLDQRAEDERHIDDIIQALGYRIYEDLKTRLREDVLSRAEATITTEPRPKPAPEDLSAEGEAAEGEERTSTTSDLLLFQENRKHLLQESEAAVGTSENLKRYWRRRNEEYKEEQFYRYLLREDNVPPYFRNVLGGAIWWEMNNTAGEAVTEAERAKMNCGCRAQSSRNDDKQFI
- the LOC101747134 gene encoding sperm-associated antigen 17 isoform X2 gives rise to the protein MAPKKSKDVADENYWRRNIEDAKLDEENWKVKVTILEAADSDNARNYLNKFEIFATEEKRFVIKSISKTETTFMVNQLGGEKKNKEDDSCRVFEEGQLYLKEKKEMPAHVQALIIKHLILKMKEEYLLIKRRRLEVKEGMRRESITMVDRSEIRGIVSVKPQELPPSPPPVKKGKKNDVDASFLLPEPAEDKKYNTQLRVRGEEWRDKVYVDDFPTDGPNLYVAITGFVEPLLPGCLISIGVPITAIVQIRINPSPTAETSGQFKAAKRGQSQTELLKEKSFKFWDDLQNLRVQKDTADVFTDTAFVVFSPPYWDNEKMSGSPDKIYDEVCFLLYDIQDLTRQHDHYLDSMEIINIPSYTNYEKYKREYNQLMNDYPMECITLYTLLDNVLQIVCNHEELDSKSSRSSLSTALTIIQSPNKNESDKLQRAENLVKDVFKSLCKTEDTKKTYRTTQGYEYEHQKDAIIINYGDIAQYSTFQLGNINLDNIVRSSLLGMPINRLWHNVKIPNNEMEAKANFHKNVLLSCFERDDVETSELHRLIHILAFRKLYNNRSSLKKSDVVSKTIFDFKKKYLKRSILAEPLSNSPSLKNYNFSAHSFPSINKSENGSEMSYSGGSESRSIKFVFDCPDISELVSETEIVNEKPSSHLIDDFDYFEDFTGISAFQIILEAFNTFNCVDYKYCEVTDTFVLMFFNSHNKDGIACEEWRSHIPTPLCLQDFFDYTLEEHYEWIQKEEKAYDEHVIFKVQSQFTDLNQYDPNSCLDNVIGDELLIEGSLKHREIKQNEVISPEITEVKTNSKKTITSPTTDTDSKTTKKTKSSTPNTPKKVRRSFILPGNDSEIVIIKKPFLGYDLGNRRVEVFGRDASFFSKDGTKLKSTYTLFLPTNLEYLTLSVTPGNRENVFWFHRALSEMVSNDISDVCNSFRISTKDQVMINIKCQSQPGAIPIAMFGCNEESNYKEDNLKTNIPISSSTPVEQMLLCFSLYVTWPNGLVTETVHEKDSSKISYIKQYYVCSLNTDERLRCVNVNGEVIIFKKSGQVETLRPDGSIIKIINCQKRSYIHLPDDSISENSSEKSKKGKGKDKSKDAKDKSNKTSAKSSKNLILEDENITNPQQMEPELVIEEFDTIDTNGLHEKYIKGNVYKMKNILIRTATDFCLGEIFSRRTDGTNILLNKDGVQVVSFPDGTRIITKYVEEAEEIYPEWSEEEIIYYGLFNSNNIDSESTKSKVSASQKSGRSSYLETNNTVDTLNISYIKNNEEIETDIERNDGYVSVKNIYTIEHKNFTTITVNTLNETVSVESPNKTKITLDKYNHFEFDLDSVTKASFNGDTVNIDYTACVDCESKTKCEIEIRAEKEKIDPKSLQNWLKMRDSFNKKIVVNEEGAINIEDHHCSSENINSGISKNDIGADVVSDYNLEGVEDEKFEGPSLSHGKCRDVYLAKTLRFFVLKRTLTCSELVHRDLLEQYKEACRWQPWCSINTYDVFGDRRTLLSILTPVHLTESEKWLMDSTLADKPKYLTYKDLKKDSGKGFYHWMRPYNRFTPRPAKPENVLPPRLPRAYILRTLEQQWSDKERETLKGAKELLFAVLRYRQVLEDDRQRLLDMSVLDQRAEDERHIDDIIQALGYRIYEDLKTRLREDVLSRAEATITTEPRPKPAPEDLSAEGEAAEGEEQLPRLISNDG